A single region of the Malaclemys terrapin pileata isolate rMalTer1 chromosome 4, rMalTer1.hap1, whole genome shotgun sequence genome encodes:
- the LOC128835337 gene encoding olfactory receptor 1019-like, with protein sequence MDRRNQTIIDEFIFLGLTNQQDLQVVLFMVFLMFFVTTLVGNLGMIILISIDSRLHTPMYFFLCHLSLIDLGCSSSVAPKMMVNFLAERKTISYSGCTTQMFFFGFCILADCYFLAVMAYDRYVAICNPLLYRVVMSQRVCIHLAGGSYAVAIVLTSVHVGSVFSLQFCSNTINHFFCDIPPILKLSCSSTDINELVLFALGIFAGLSTLIFILISYLYIISSILRIRSAQGRQKAFSTCTSHLTAIILFYGTMIFMYLRPTSSYRLDQDKLVSLFYTVVIPMLNPLIYSLRNKEIEVSLEEV encoded by the exons ATGGACAGAAGAAATCAGACTATAATTGATGAGTTCATTTTCTTGGGACTCACAAATCAACAAGATCTGCAGGTCGTCCTCTTCATGGTGTTCCTAATGTTCTTTGTGACCACCCTGGTGGGGAATCTTGGGATGATCATATTAATCAGCATTGACTCCCggcttcacacccccatgtactttttcCTCTGCCACTTGTCTCTGATAGACCTTGGTTGTTCTTCGTCTGTTGCTCCCAAGATGATGGTTAATTTCTTAGCAGAAAGAAAAACCATCTCTTATTCTGGGTGCACAACACAAATGTTCTTTTTTGGCTTTTGCATACTTGCTGACTGTTATTTCCTGGCTGTGATGGCGTACGACCGCTACGTGGCCATCTGTAACCCACTGCTCTATAGGGTTGTCATGTCCCAAAGAGTCTGTATCCATCTAGCTGGGGGGTCCTATGCAGTGGCCATTGTACTTACATCAGTGCACGTTGGCTCAGTGTTCAGTTTACAATTCTGCTCCAACACTATCAATCACTTCTTCTGTGACATCCCCCCAATCCTGAAACTCTCCTGCTCCAGTACCGACATCAACGAGCTTGTGCTGTTTGCCTTAGGTATCTTTGCTGGACTCAGCACCCTGATCTTCATTCTTATCTCCTACCTATACATCATCTCATCCATCCTGAGAATCCGTTCCGCTCAGGGCAGGCAGAAAGCCTTCTCCACTTGCACCTCCCACCTGACAGCTATCATTTTATTCTACGGCACTATGATCTTCATGTATCTACGGCCCACTTCCAGTTACCGCTTGGACCAAGATAAACTGGTCTCACTCTTCTACACGGTGGTGATCCCCATGCTGAACCCCctgatctacagcctgaggaacaaggag attgaagtgtcactagaggaggtt
- the LOC128837277 gene encoding olfactory receptor 1086-like: MAVDNHTTEATEFIFVGLTENPTLQTIIFAFFLAIYTLTLVGNLGMIMLIRIESRLHTPMYYFLSNLSFLDICYSSVTAPKTIVSFLEERKAISWAGCAAQLYFFLALGTTECFLLAVMAYDRYVAIRNPLLYTIIMSPRVCVSLVAGSYIIGLLHSMVYTSFTFSLSFCGSKEINHFFCAITLLLSLSCSDTHTNELLIFNLAGLIEIITILSVLVSYIYILSTILGIPSTNRRWKTFSTCISHLTAVTIFHGTILFLNFRSTSSYSLDQDKIFSILYTVVIPMLNPLIYSLRNQDVKDALRAIINRTYPQAYSTEASDSYILFILEQGSQDRHSSMS, from the exons ATGGCTGTGGATAACCATACCACAGAGGCCACTGAATTCATTTTTGTGGGATTAACAGAAAACCCAACACTTCAGACCATCATTTTTGCATTCTTTCTAGCTATTTATACCCTCACCTTGGTGGGGAATCTTGGAATGATCATGTTAATTAGGATTGAATCTCGGCTTCATAcccccatgtactatttcctcagTAATTTATCTTTCCTGGATATCTGTTACTCCTCTGTGACCGCACCCAAGACAATTGTGAGCTTCCTAGAGGAGAGAAAAGCCATCTCTTGGGCTGGCTGTGCAGCACAATTGTACTTCTTTTTAGCCCTGGGCACTACAGAATGTTTCCTCCTGGCTGTGATGGCCTATGATCGGTATGTGGCCATCCGTAACCCTCTGCTCTACACAATTATCATGTCCCCTAGAGTCTGTGTCTCACTGGTAGCTGGGTCATACATAATTGGCCTATTGCATTCCATGGTATACACAAGCTTCACATTTAGTTTGTCCTTCTGTGGGTCTAAGGAGATAAATCATTTTTTCTGTGCTATTACGTTATTGTTATCGCTCTCTTGCTCTGACACCCATACGAATGAACTTCTGATATTTAACCTTGCTGGACTAATTGAAATAATCACTATTCTTTCAGTCTTGGTATCCTATATTTACATCCTCAGCACCATCCTCGGGATCCCCTCTACCAATAGGAGATGGAAAACCTTCAGCACCTGCATCTCCCACCTGACGGCTGTCACCATATTCCATGGGACAATTCTCTTCTTGAATTTCCGATCCACATCCAGTTACTCTTTGGACCAAGACAAAATATTCTCTATATTGTATACCGTGGTGATCCCCATGCTgaaccccctcatctacagcctgagaaaccaAGATGTGAAGGATGCCCTGAGAGCCATAATTAA CCGTACCTACCCACAAGCATATTCAACAGAGGCTTCTGACTCCTACATATTGTTCATCTTGGAGCAAGGGAGCCAAGACAGGCATTCCAGCATGTCCTAA
- the LOC128837276 gene encoding olfactory receptor 1020-like: protein MADGNVTTVTEFIFLGLTDHPELQVPLFTVFLVIYLITLIGNLGMIVLIRSDPQLHTPMYFFLINLSLVDFCYSSVITPKLLVGFLAGNKVISFNGCATQFFFFSSFVGIECLLLAVMAYDRYVAICNPLLYTVIMSHRVCVLLVAGSFLAGFVNSMIHTICMFQLPFCASNIINHFFCDVPPLLKLSCADTFINEVVIFAFASLIEISCLLTVLISYLYILSAILRIRSTEGRHKVFSTCASHLTAVTVFFGTTLFMYLRPSSSSSMDRDKVVSVFYTVVIPMLNPLIYSLRNKEVKDALRRGFGRKIFS from the coding sequence ATGGCTGATGGAAACGTCACCACCGTGACAGAGTTTATTTTCCTAGGACTAACAGATCATCCAGAGCTGCAGGTCCCACTCTTCACGGTGTTCCTAGTGATCTATCTTATCACCCTGATTGGGAATCTTGGGATGATCGTATTAATCAGGAGTGATCCCcaacttcacacccccatgtacttcttcctcatTAACTTGTCCCTGGTTGATTTCTGCTACTCCTCTGTCATCACCCCCAAGTTGCTGGTGGGCTTCTTGGCTGGGAACAAAGTCATTTCTTTCAACGGCTGTGCAACCCAATTCTTTTTCTTTAGCTCATTTGTGGGTATTGAGTGCCTCTTGCTGGCTGTGATGGCATATGACAGGTACGTGGCGATCTGTAACCCACTGCTCTATACAGTCATCATGTCCCACAGAGTCTGTGTCCTGCTGGTGGCCGGTTCCTTTCTAGCTGGGTTTGTCAACTCGATGATACACACCATCTGTATGTTTCAGTTACCCTTCTGTGCCTCCAACATCATCAACCACTTTTTCTGTGACGTCCCTCCTCTGCTGAAGCTCTCCTGTGCCGATACCTTCATCAACGAGGTGGTGATCTTTGCCTTCGCCAGCTTAATTGAAATCAGCTGCCTCCTCACCGTCCTTATCTCCTACCTGTACATCCTCTCTGCCATCCTGAGGATCCGCTCCACCGAGGGCAGGCACAAAGTCTTCTCCACCTGTGCCTCGCACCTGACGGCAGTCACTGTCTTCTTTGGGACAACTCTCTTCATGTATCTGcgacccagctccagctcctccatGGACCGAGACAAAGTGGTCTCTGTGTTCTACACAGTGGTGATCCCCATGCTGAACCCCTTGATCTACAGCCTAAGGAACAAGGAGGTGAAGGACGCCCTAAGGAGAGGGTTTGGGAGGAAAATCTTTAGTTAG